The following proteins come from a genomic window of Bactrocera tryoni isolate S06 chromosome 1, CSIRO_BtryS06_freeze2, whole genome shotgun sequence:
- the LOC120771829 gene encoding ATP synthase-coupling factor 6, mitochondrial, which produces MLSQSVLSTVRVLRTEARRSIGIMAPAFNKVSDPIQQLFLDKVRDYKKRSSGGKLVDSTPEIERELKNELERVAKQYGGDGKVDMTKFPEFKFPEVKIDSITSTN; this is translated from the exons atGTTGTCGCAATCAGTACTGTCTACCGTACGCGTGCTGCGCACCGAGGCACGTCGTAGCATTGGCATCATGGCACCAGCGTTCAACAAAGTCTCCGACCCCATCCAGCAGCTCTTCTTGGACAAAGTGCGCGACTACAAGAAGCGCAGCAG TGGTGGTAAATTGGTTGACTCAACACCCGAAATTGAACGCGAGTTGAAGAACGAATTGGAACGCGTTGCAAAGCAATACGGCGGAGATGGCAAGGTCGATATGACTAAATTCCCCGAATTCAAGTTCCCTGAAGTCAAAATCGATTCCATCACTTCAACCAATtag